In Archocentrus centrarchus isolate MPI-CPG fArcCen1 chromosome 1, fArcCen1, whole genome shotgun sequence, the following proteins share a genomic window:
- the LOC115778412 gene encoding uncharacterized protein LOC115778412: MKNIFSHKQNKISGEMGALDLMHLKLPQVTPKFLGKVISSCMQDISDDEWMSLDASDTGSKAVTALSDMCCAVIGEISSLVLQDVEPQVLAWGHHHACGDNVTVPGGWSYCRVTEMNIRACCRNSLYDCFGEALHVAQESSHTLDQLVRLFSAEITKRVNSSLAQITGSAPSSDVITGRHQNAFFRWSLTWETFLNPCWKAAEESR, from the exons atgaaaaacatattttcacacaaacagaataag ATATCAGGAGAAATGGGAGCACTGGATTTAATGCATTTAAAGTTGCCTCAGGTGACCCCAAAATTCCTTGGAAAAGTCATCAGCTCCTGTATGCAAGATATTTCAGACGA TGAGTGGATGTCTTTGGATGCCAGTGATACTGGATCAAAGGCTGTCACTGCGCTGTCCGACATGTGCTGTGCCGTCATAGGTGAAATCAGCTCCTTGGTCCTGCAGGATGTGGAGCCTCAGGTTCTTGCCTGGGGCCACCATCACGCATGTGGCGATAATGTAACTGTGCCGGGTGGGTGGAGTTACTGCAGGGTGACAGAGATGAATATTCGAGCCTGCtgtagaaacagcctttatgaCTGTTTTGGTGAAGCCCTGCACGTAGCACAGGAAAGCTCCCACACCTTAGATCAGTTAGTGAGGCTGTTTTCAGCAGAGATTACTAAAAGAGTAAACTCATCGCTGGCCCAAATCACAGGCTCAGCTCCGTCCTCTGACGTTATTACTGGCCGACATCAGAATGCATTTTTCAGATGGTCTCTAACAtgggaaacatttttaaatccaTGTTGGAAGGCCGCAGAAGAGTCAAGGTGA
- the LOC115778428 gene encoding uncharacterized protein LOC115778428, giving the protein MGALDLMHLKLPQVTPKFLGKVISSCMQDISDDEWMSLDASDTGSKAVTALSDMCCAVIGEISSLVLQDVEPQVLAWGHHHACGDNVTVPGGWSYCRVTEMNIRACCRNSLYDCFGEALHVAQESSHTLDQLVRLFSAEITKRVNSSLAQITGSAPSSDVYYWPTSECIFQMVSNMGNIFKSMLEGRRRVKGEPCDELPCLGCDCKQCCCFDFEGFEKRLAELLACMDNLNREPAPQMKDESCDKQPCSYCKSKECWCFDFEDLEKRLAASSVCMDNLNPEPAPQVSDHSESHDTLGSDMMDSSSSRSRSPDFQINQTFLTVLLGKLVDHIAVKTKTSILNMDLEQLVYGVTVRTEGVLNLAPPKNVAKLHIRMYKELCLKFRSKYVLQAVMESGDDTFEFAVSETLKSQLMKQKTKKRWRPFKSRNLPPGPEVQTPESQSEERGEQTSFSPPKRSLGRTVRKKLSRWGSNVVDFFNSRNSQT; this is encoded by the exons ATGGGAGCACTGGATTTAATGCATTTAAAGTTGCCTCAGGTGACCCCAAAATTCCTTGGAAAAGTCATCAGCTCCTGTATGCAAGATATTTCAGACGA TGAGTGGATGTCTTTGGATGCCAGTGATACTGGATCAAAGGCTGTCACTGCGCTGTCCGACATGTGCTGTGCCGTCATAGGTGAAATCAGCTCCTTGGTCCTGCAGGATGTGGAGCCTCAGGTTCTTGCCTGGGGCCACCATCACGCATGTGGCGATAATGTAACTGTGCCGGGTGGGTGGAGTTACTGCAGGGTGACAGAGATGAATATTCGAGCCTGCtgtagaaacagcctttatgaCTGTTTTGGTGAAGCCCTGCACGTAGCACAGGAAAGCTCCCACACCTTAGATCAGTTAGTGAGGCTGTTTTCAGCAGAGATTACTAAAAGAGTAAACTCATCGCTGGCCCAAATCACAGGCTCAGCTCCGTCCTCTGACGTTTATTACTGGCCGACATCAGAATGCATTTTTCAGATGGTCTCTAACAtgggaaacatttttaaatccaTGTTGGAAGGCCGCAGAAGAGTCAAAGGTGAGCCATGTGACGAGCTGCCGTGCCTGGGCTGTGACTGCAAGCAGTGTTGCTGTTTTGACTTTGAGGGTTTTGAGAAAAGGTTAGCAGAGCTTTTAGCCTGCATGGATAATCTGAATCGAGAgccagctccacagatgaaggACGAGTCATGTGACAAGCAGCCATGCTCCTACTGTAAATCCAAGGAGTGCTGGTGTTTTGACTTTGAGGATCTTGAAAAAAGGTTAGCAGCGAGTTCAGTCTGCATGGATAATTTGAATCCCGAGCCAGCTCCACAGGTTTCTGATCACTCAGAATCACATGACACCCTGGGTTCAGACATGATGGATAGTTCTTCATCACGTTCACGGTCTCCTGATTTCCAAATCAACCAGACCTTCCTTACTGTGCTTCTTGGGAAGCTGGTTGACCACATTgctgtgaaaaccaaaacatCCATACTAAACATGGATCTTGAGCAATTAGTGTATGGTGTAACAGTGAGGACCGAGGGCGTGCTGAATCTTGCTCCCCCAAAAAATGTTGCCAAACTGCACATCAGAATGTACAAAGAGCTGTGCCTGAAATTTCGATCCAAATACGTGCTGCAGGCCGTCATGGAATCAGGTGATGACACGTTTGAGTTTGCTGTTTCTGAGACTTTAAAATCACAGCTCATGAAACAGAAGACCAAGAAAAGATGGAGGCCTTTCAAGTCCAGGAACCTTCCTCCAGGGCCTGAGGTTCAAACACCAGAATCCCAGAGTGAAGAACGGGGCGAACAAACATCGTTCTCACCTCCAAAACGATCACTGGGCAGAACCGTGCGGAAGAAGCTTTCACGCTGGGGTTCTAACGTTGTGGATTTCTTTAATAGCAGAAATTCACAGACTTGA
- the LOC115787546 gene encoding uncharacterized protein LOC115787546: MKNIFSHKQNKISGEMGALDLMHLKLPQVTPKFLGKVISSCMQDISDDEWMSLDASDTGSKAVTALSDMCCAVIGEISSLVLQDVEPQVLAWGHHHACGDNVTVPGGWSYCRVTEMNIRACCRNSLYDCFGEALHVAQESSHTLDQLVRLFSAEITKRVNSSLAQITGSAPSSDVYYWPTSECIFQMVSNMGNIFKSMLEGRRRVKGEPCDELPCLGCDCKQCCCFDFEGFEKRLAELLACMDNLNREPAPQMKDESCDKQPCSYCKSKECWCFDFEDLEKRLAASSVCMDNLNPEPAPQVSDRSESHDTLGSDMMDSSSSRSRSPDFQINQTFLTVLLGKLVDHIAVKTKTSILNMDLEQLVYGVTVRTEGVLNLAPPKNVAKLHIRMYKELCLKFRSKYVLQAVMESGDDTFEFAVSETLKSQLMKQKTKKRWRPFKSRNLPPVPEVQTPESQSEERGEQTSFSPPKRSLGRTVRKKLSRWGSNVVDFFNSRNSQT, encoded by the exons atgaaaaacatattttcacacaaacagaataag ATATCAGGAGAAATGGGAGCACTGGATTTAATGCATTTAAAGTTGCCTCAGGTGACCCCAAAATTCCTTGGAAAAGTCATCAGCTCCTGTATGCAAGATATTTCAGACGA TGAGTGGATGTCTTTGGATGCCAGTGATACTGGATCAAAGGCTGTCACTGCGCTGTCCGACATGTGCTGTGCCGTCATAGGTGAAATCAGCTCCTTGGTCCTGCAGGATGTGGAGCCTCAGGTTCTTGCCTGGGGCCACCATCACGCATGTGGCGATAATGTAACTGTGCCGGGTGGGTGGAGTTACTGCAGGGTGACAGAGATGAATATTCGAGCCTGCtgtagaaacagcctttatgaCTGTTTTGGTGAAGCCCTGCACGTAGCACAGGAAAGCTCCCACACCTTAGATCAGTTAGTGAGGCTGTTTTCAGCAGAGATTACTAAAAGAGTAAACTCATCGCTGGCCCAAATCACAGGCTCAGCTCCGTCCTCTGACGTTTATTACTGGCCGACATCAGAATGCATTTTTCAGATGGTCTCTAACAtgggaaacatttttaaatccaTGTTGGAAGGCCGCAGAAGAGTCAAAGGTGAGCCATGTGACGAGCTGCCGTGCCTGGGCTGTGACTGCAAGCAGTGTTGCTGTTTTGACTTTGAGGGTTTTGAGAAAAGGTTAGCAGAGCTTTTAGCCTGCATGGATAATCTGAATCGAGAgccagctccacagatgaaggACGAGTCATGTGACAAGCAGCCATGCTCCTACTGTAAATCCAAGGAGTGCTGGTGTTTTGACTTTGAGGATCTTGAAAAAAGGTTAGCAGCGAGTTCAGTCTGCATGGATAATTTGAATCCCGAGCCAGCTCCACAGGTTTCTGATCGCTCAGAATCACATGACACCCTGGGTTCAGACATGATGGATAGTTCTTCATCACGTTCACGGTCTCCTGATTTCCAAATCAACCAGACCTTCCTTACTGTGCTTCTTGGGAAGCTGGTTGACCACATTgctgtgaaaaccaaaacatCCATACTAAACATGGATCTTGAGCAATTAGTGTATGGTGTAACAGTGAGGACCGAGGGCGTGCTGAATCTTGCTCCCCCAAAAAATGTTGCCAAACTGCACATCAGAATGTACAAAGAGCTGTGCCTGAAATTTCGATCCAAATACGTGCTGCAGGCCGTCATGGAATCAGGTGATGACACGTTTGAGTTTGCTGTTTCTGAGACTTTAAAATCACAGCTCATGAAACAGAAGACCAAGAAAAGATGGAGGCCTTTCAAGTCCAGGAACCTTCCTCCAGTGCCTGAGGTTCAAACACCAGAATCCCAGAGTGAAGAACGGGGCGAACAAACATCGTTCTCACCTCCAAAACGATCACTGGGCAGAACCGTGCGGAAGAAGCTTTCACGCTGGGGTTCTAACGTTGTGGATTTCTTTAATAGCAGAAATTCACAGACTTGA